The genomic DNA TGTAAAATGAAAGTATTTAGGTTGATCCTTTTAGCGATTATACCACTATGTTTTATTTTGAGTTTCCTTGGAACGCTTACTTCTTATTTTATTGAGCCAAAGGACGTTCAACGAGCAGAGAATCCAACCCCTTCCTTTTCTCCTTCCATCTATGAAGATCAGGGGGTTAAGATAGTGGCTTCCGTGGTTGATGAGGACATAGCCTATTACGACGAAAAAACATGGGTGAGGCAGTTTTGGAATGGAATGAATCTAGGCGCAACCACCCCTGGTCATATGCCGGGTGAACTCCGACGAAGGAAGACTATCTTCGCTGGTTTAAGGAGATGAAGGAAATGAATGTGGACGTATTTCCGGATCTATACCATTCTTCCTCCACACTTTTATGAAGCTCTCAAGGAATTTAATGAAACACAGGAAACTCCGCTGTGGCTCGTTCATGGAATATGGTCTCCGGAAGAGCAGCTTATTGGAGAAGATCATAAAGAAAACGATGCCTTTACTCCAGCCATTCGAGAGAAGTTTATGCAAGAGATTATAGATGCGGTTCGCGCTTCGAATGGAGACTTGAATCGCCCAGCTAAGCCTGGACATGCTAGCGTTGTTTATAACCATGACGTTTCTCCGTACATCATGAGTTGGTTAGTAGGGACGGAGTGGTTTTTGCGTGGCAAGATGAATGGTTTAAGATCACGTGGAACACGATGGACCTCTTATTGCCAAGAGAACGGCGGGATAAATGGTTCAATCGTTTAACGAATGAGGCCAATTTCGGTGTCATCGCAATGGAACCTGGTGAAAGCCAAGACCAGATGGTTAAGCTTCATGATTCCACATATGAAAGTGCGAGTGAAGCGATCTTCCTGCCATGGAGATTGGCATTAAGTAAAGAGCTATACTTGCCCGAAACGAAGGAAACTGTACCCTTTGAAGACCTTACCATTGGAGTTCTAAAATCTGGAATTACCGATCCTAATCACCCCGAGTTTCATAGTTTATCGGATTGGTACAGTCATCAAAATATACTCGAACTAAGAATCCCTTGGATGATGCTAGGTTATACGGATCCCAGCACCCATCAAGCATGGGATTATCCCTACAAGGCCAACGAATTAAAGGCAACTACCTCTGAGGGGATATCCGTGCAGGTACAAGTCACAAACCAGCCAAGCTCTACCATCGAGAAAAATCAAGTATCCTATCGTTGGAACCCGTGGGACATGCCCACTTATCATGAGCGTAAGAAAGCTAGCTTCTTTATTTTAAAAGAATACTTCCAAGAGCAAAGAGAACCCAGGAGTGAATGAACTCCTGGGTTCTGTATTTAAACTATCGATTAAGGCCTTTAGATTTACCAAGCAGCAATCGCACCGTCTGTCCGGGACTCTGTTCCGGCGCTCAGAACACCCTCTTCATCCCTCCAGATAATCTGTCCTCGTCCAAATGGATAGACATCCAGGGCAATTTCGATGTCGTGCCCTTTTCTTGATAAGGCTTGAACAATATGCTCCGGCACCTTTCGTTCAACTAGCACTTTTTTACCCTCCACCCACTGCCAGCGAGGTGCATCTAGTGTAGCCTGAGGATTTAGCTGAAAGTCAATAGCATTCATAACTACCTGCAAATGTCCTTGTGGTTGCATGAAACCTCCCATCACGCCGAAAGGTCCAATCGCTCGACCATCCTTGGTCAGAAACCCAGGAATAATGGTATGATAAGTTTTCTTTCCCGGCTCTAGGCAATTCGGGTGGTCAGGATCAAGCGAGAAGTTCCTTCCCCTGTTCTGCAAATTGATTCCCGTTCCAGGCACAACCAGCCCCGATCCAAAAGCCATATAATTACTCTGAATGAAAGAAACCATATTCCCCTCGCCGTCCGCGGCAGCCAAGTAAACGGTTCCTCCCTTGGGTGGTATGCCCGCTTCAGGCAATATAGCCTGGTCTGCAATGAGGGCCCTTCTTTCTTCAGCATACGAATCCGAAAGCAGTGATTCAACTGTGGTTTTCATTTTTTCTGGATCCGTTATATAAGCCTTGCCATCAGCAAAAGCCAGTTTTATTGCTTCAATTTGCTTGTGGTAGGTCTCCACATCCTCCCGGTGGGAGAAGTCAAAGCCCTTGAGCATATTCAAGGCCATAAGCGTAATCAATCCCTGTCCGTTGGGCGGGATCTCCCATACATCATAACCCCTGTAATTCACTTTAATCGGCTTGACCCACTGAGGTTTATATTTCGCAAGGTCCTCTTTCCTCAAGTAACCTCCATACTGCCTAGAAAAACGGTCCATTTCCTCAGCCAGATGCCCACGGTAGAACGACTCGGCTTGCGTTTCAGCTATAGATTGCAGCGTTTTGGCCATATCTTCGGAGCTCCACATTTCACCGATGTGTGGAGCGCGACCTTTGGGAGCAAAGGTGGTAAACCAGTTGCTAAATTCGTCATCCTTTAGCTCGTTACAAAACGAATGATAAGCTTGATTCCAGTACTTGCCAAGTGTTGGAGTGACTGGATACCCCTGACTTGCGTATTCGATAGCAGGCTGCAGCACGTCAGCAAAAGGCAGCTTGCCGAATCGTTCAGATAGGGCTGCCCAAGCCGCTGGTGTACCCGGAACCGTAACCGGCAGCCATCCATGCTTAGGCATCTCCTGATATCCCGACTTCCTGAGCTCTTCGGCAGATATCCCCTCTGGAGAAGGGCCGCTGGCATTCAATCCATGCAGCTCACCCTTAGTCCAAACTAGAGCAAAGGAATCCCCTCCAATAGAATTGGAGGTCGGCTCGACTACCGTTAGGCAAGCAGCAGTTGCAATCGCTGCATCAATGGCATTCCCGCCCTTTTTCAGAATATCCAACCCAGCTTGGGCAGCCAACGGCTGAGAAGTAGCCACCATCCCTTTTTTGGCATAGACCGCCATTCTTTGAGAAGGATAGGGATAATTCAAAGCATCGTAGTTCATGTCGTATTCCTCCTTAATAACCTTGCTGATAGTCAGCTAAATTCCTTAGCTTTTCACCCATGATGTATCTCTGGTAATTCTCTAGAAAGATATCCAGGCAGCGGTCCAAAAAACGATCGGTCTTTGCAGCCATGTGCGGAGTAAGCAGCAGCCTAGGGGTACCCCATAATGGAGATTCCTTGGGCAAAGGCTCTTGATGGAATACATCGAGAGCTAGTCCTCTGATCCGCCCTGCTTCCAAAGCACGACGAGCCGCTTCTTCCTCCATCAGCTCTCCTCGTCCCAGGTTAATTACCACCGCTTCCCGCTTCAGCCATCCCAATTCTGTATCGCCGATGAGTTGGTCTGTCTGTTCCGTTAAAGGTAAAGCAAGAATCAGATAATCAGCTTGACCCACGACTGTTTCCAGCTTATCCAGCGGAAACGTTTCCTGAAAGAACGGAGCAGCCGTTCCCCTTCGGTTCAATCCAACTGTCTTCATAGAAAAAACCTCTGCTTTTCTTGCTATTTCGCTTCCTATATGCCCCGTTCCCAAAATTACCAACGTCTTGCCTGATAATTCAGAGGGAAAGCAGGTTCGGTCCCATCGAGATTGCTTTTGAAGCTGGATAAATTCATCCATCCTGCGTGTGAAATAAAGCATACAGGAAAACGCATATTCAGCGATGGGTTCAACATGGGAACCCTTAACCGAAGTCATCCAAATTCCTTGATCCAAAATATACTTCTTTGGCATATGATCAAATCCTGTGGCAGATAATTGCACCCATTTCAACTTTGGCATCCGCTGAAAGGTCTCTACTGTCATCCCTTTGCCATATGTAAATAAAATTTCTGCTTCTCTGATCCGATCGGTATCGAAATCTTGTGCCCACAGCACTTCATAGCGTCCTTCGCATGCGTTCCGGACCCGATCCAAGTGTCGTTGCGTCGCATCCGCGTGCTGAATCAGAATCATCGAAACACTCCTTTCTTAGAAGGAAGCCGGGCAGAGATCGTTCTCTCCACCCTTGCCTTCCCTTATTGCAAATAGGCCTCTACACCTGGGTGAACAGGAGCCCCCTTGAACCCATCCTTCAAGGTTGATTTATCTACAAAGCTCAAGGATGGCTGCGATTGGGCCAACTCATCCTTATTCTCTACGATCGCTTTGGCAATCCGTTCTGCCAACTCAGCTGGGATATCATTACTTAACATCATCACAGTATAGGAACCGATGGTATTGACCGGCTCAGTCTGTCCATCATAGGTGTTAGCAGGGAGTTGGGCAGCAACATACCCGGGATTGCTTTCTTCCACTTTCTTTGCCGTTTCCGGATCAACTTCTAAGAAACGGACCTTTTTCATCGCGTTAAGCTCCATGATGAAGGAGGATGGCGCATCGGTCATAGCCATGGCCACATCGGCATGTCCATCCTTCAGCAGATCCGTCATCTCCGAATAGCCGGTCAGGGAGATTTTTCCCCCATTCTCTTCAATTTGCTGGTACGTGGTACCATAATATTTCTCTAGGAGATTACTTGTGAAAACCTGTCCAGAAAAGGTTTTCTTACCTGGCAGTATATTCGCTCCATTTTTCAGGTCCCCTAAAGTCTGAAACTTGCTATTGTCCTCCAAGGCAATTACTTGATAGAAGGATTGGTAAAGGGTGGAAAGTCCGCTGATATTATCTGCAGCACTTCCGTTGAAGTCCCCATTTCCATTAACCGCATCATTAAAAGTGTCAGAGAAGGTATATCCGATTTGGGCAGCACCTGAAGACACATCCTTAATGTTGGCAACACCGCCACCTTCCGTAACCGTCACATTCAATCCCGGGATTTCTCTCATCAGTACCTCAGATATTGCCGCAGCGCTGGCATACCAGCCGCCGCCAATCGGTCCGGAAGCTAGGATAATATTGCTCGGTTCTGGCTTATAATCGGACTCTGATTTGGACCCTGAAGCACCACCCTGTTGCGGGTTGGCATTGGAAGTATCCTGTGAAGACGAGCATCCGACAACTGCTGAGAACAATAAAGCCGTAGTACATAAAGTAGACAACAACTTTTTCATAAAAATCCCCCCTGAAATATTAAAATTGTATTTCAAGCTAAGAGCTCAGCTTGCACTAGTAAAATGAAATTGGGATTCATTCGATTTCTTATTTCTGTACTGAATAAGACCTGTCAACGTGAATAAAGCAATCCCAAGAACATCTGTCCATAACCCAGGTATGATAAGAGTCAGAGCACCAATAATGGCCATTGCCCGCTCCATCTTAGTCATCCGAACCAGCATGAAGCCCTGCATCCCGGCAGTAAAGGAATAGATTCCAATGA from Ammoniphilus sp. CFH 90114 includes the following:
- the ggt gene encoding gamma-glutamyltransferase, with protein sequence MNYDALNYPYPSQRMAVYAKKGMVATSQPLAAQAGLDILKKGGNAIDAAIATAACLTVVEPTSNSIGGDSFALVWTKGELHGLNASGPSPEGISAEELRKSGYQEMPKHGWLPVTVPGTPAAWAALSERFGKLPFADVLQPAIEYASQGYPVTPTLGKYWNQAYHSFCNELKDDEFSNWFTTFAPKGRAPHIGEMWSSEDMAKTLQSIAETQAESFYRGHLAEEMDRFSRQYGGYLRKEDLAKYKPQWVKPIKVNYRGYDVWEIPPNGQGLITLMALNMLKGFDFSHREDVETYHKQIEAIKLAFADGKAYITDPEKMKTTVESLLSDSYAEERRALIADQAILPEAGIPPKGGTVYLAAADGEGNMVSFIQSNYMAFGSGLVVPGTGINLQNRGRNFSLDPDHPNCLEPGKKTYHTIIPGFLTKDGRAIGPFGVMGGFMQPQGHLQVVMNAIDFQLNPQATLDAPRWQWVEGKKVLVERKVPEHIVQALSRKGHDIEIALDVYPFGRGQIIWRDEEGVLSAGTESRTDGAIAAW
- a CDS encoding D-2-hydroxyacid dehydrogenase gives rise to the protein MILIQHADATQRHLDRVRNACEGRYEVLWAQDFDTDRIREAEILFTYGKGMTVETFQRMPKLKWVQLSATGFDHMPKKYILDQGIWMTSVKGSHVEPIAEYAFSCMLYFTRRMDEFIQLQKQSRWDRTCFPSELSGKTLVILGTGHIGSEIARKAEVFSMKTVGLNRRGTAAPFFQETFPLDKLETVVGQADYLILALPLTEQTDQLIGDTELGWLKREAVVINLGRGELMEEEAARRALEAGRIRGLALDVFHQEPLPKESPLWGTPRLLLTPHMAAKTDRFLDRCLDIFLENYQRYIMGEKLRNLADYQQGY
- a CDS encoding TAXI family TRAP transporter solute-binding subunit — its product is MKKLLSTLCTTALLFSAVVGCSSSQDTSNANPQQGGASGSKSESDYKPEPSNIILASGPIGGGWYASAAAISEVLMREIPGLNVTVTEGGGVANIKDVSSGAAQIGYTFSDTFNDAVNGNGDFNGSAADNISGLSTLYQSFYQVIALEDNSKFQTLGDLKNGANILPGKKTFSGQVFTSNLLEKYYGTTYQQIEENGGKISLTGYSEMTDLLKDGHADVAMAMTDAPSSFIMELNAMKKVRFLEVDPETAKKVEESNPGYVAAQLPANTYDGQTEPVNTIGSYTVMMLSNDIPAELAERIAKAIVENKDELAQSQPSLSFVDKSTLKDGFKGAPVHPGVEAYLQ